One stretch of Prosthecobacter debontii DNA includes these proteins:
- a CDS encoding PQQ-dependent sugar dehydrogenase has protein sequence MKLASLLTTGLLLASSAFAEDLVKLTRVYEKVETLFPIAVVIPADGTQREFLALQRGQILILPKDEQSAETKTFLDLSTRQMEAANGKFEEGLNGLAFHPKFKDNGLFYLCYTQQKPKRLVVSEMKVSSADPDKADESTERVLLEIPLINWNHHGGNILFGPDGYLYIGVGDTSKRNDEQRMAQLNAVLVGKVLRIDVDSREFHNAYGIPADNPFADGVNAQPQVYAYGIRNPWGMHFDEKGCLWLADVGQDLWEEINWIVKGGNYGWSFREGSRPFPLRQDQAPAEAKLIDPIHEYHHGDGLSITGGIIYNGKALPDLQGAYVYGDFVLGKIWALRANDEGKVDSNSLLYTSPQTPGNDPKKKPTVLVKPTAFCADANGEMLVLDWNGAIYRLAK, from the coding sequence ATGAAACTCGCCTCCTTACTTACCACCGGTCTTCTACTGGCCAGTTCCGCATTCGCGGAAGATCTGGTTAAACTCACCCGTGTTTACGAGAAAGTGGAGACACTTTTCCCCATTGCGGTGGTGATTCCTGCCGATGGCACTCAGCGGGAGTTTTTGGCCCTTCAGCGTGGTCAGATTTTGATTCTGCCGAAAGATGAGCAGTCGGCAGAGACCAAGACTTTTCTCGATCTGAGCACTCGCCAGATGGAAGCTGCGAATGGCAAGTTCGAAGAAGGCTTGAACGGGTTGGCTTTTCATCCCAAGTTTAAGGACAACGGCCTGTTCTATCTCTGCTACACTCAGCAAAAGCCCAAGCGTCTCGTCGTCAGCGAGATGAAAGTCAGCTCGGCAGACCCTGATAAAGCCGACGAGAGCACGGAACGTGTGCTGCTGGAAATCCCGCTCATCAACTGGAACCACCACGGCGGTAACATCCTCTTCGGCCCGGATGGCTACCTCTACATCGGCGTGGGAGACACCTCCAAGCGCAACGATGAGCAGCGCATGGCCCAGCTCAATGCGGTGCTGGTGGGCAAGGTGCTGCGTATCGATGTCGACAGCCGGGAGTTTCACAACGCCTACGGCATCCCAGCCGACAATCCTTTCGCTGACGGGGTTAATGCCCAACCGCAGGTCTATGCTTATGGCATTCGTAACCCATGGGGGATGCACTTCGATGAGAAAGGTTGCCTCTGGCTGGCGGATGTGGGGCAAGATCTGTGGGAAGAGATCAACTGGATCGTCAAAGGCGGTAACTACGGCTGGAGCTTCCGTGAGGGTTCCCGCCCATTCCCTCTGCGTCAAGATCAGGCGCCAGCCGAAGCTAAGTTGATCGACCCCATCCATGAGTATCATCATGGCGATGGCCTCAGCATCACGGGCGGCATCATTTACAATGGCAAGGCCTTGCCAGACCTTCAGGGAGCCTATGTTTACGGCGATTTTGTCCTGGGCAAAATCTGGGCGCTGCGTGCGAACGACGAAGGCAAGGTGGACAGCAACAGCCTGCTTTATACCAGCCCACAGACCCCTGGGAATGACCCCAAGAAAAAGCCCACAGTCTTGGTGAAACCGACCGCTTTCTGCGCCGACGCAAACGGCGAAATGCTCGTTCTTGACTGGAATGGAGCCATCTATCGCCTTGCCAAATAA
- a CDS encoding MBOAT family O-acyltransferase — protein MSFTSWQYAFFLPLIVLLYWPLPRLGRMALLLAASYFFYGMWDLRFLALLLASTGIDFFCTRSMVGQREARGKIIVTTLLPLIWLGGCSYFCRDHVSISAASLTAAAIFPLLFVPLHEWIWTWSLESRRRGFMWLSIITNMVVLIFFKYFGFFAESLVALLGSVGMDPGWTLPNIILPVAISFYTFQSVAYAVDVYKGKVEPVPDLITFGAYLAFFPQLVAGPIERPAKFVPQFTKAAVWEWEHLHAGLRLLLIGGFKKIFVADNCALIANYVFNPGATPNAPWALLGIVAFAFQIYGDFSGYTDLARGSARLLGIHLSMNFRFPYSSTGPSDFWQRWHITLSSWFRDYVYIPLGGNRVGTVRTVVNLWITMLLAGLWHGASWTFVLWGGYHAAMLTAYRVIPGLGALEVATSRAKRTGAIVLMFVLTLFGWALFRAQTMTQLGVWLHALTVWAPSEDWMHPALWLVFHIVPLILLQVATWKPRDEAELTALPWPVRGIIFVLLFVAMVSSVAHEQEFIYFQF, from the coding sequence ATGTCGTTTACATCCTGGCAATACGCCTTTTTTCTTCCGCTCATCGTTCTTCTCTACTGGCCGCTTCCTCGGCTCGGGCGGATGGCTCTGCTCCTGGCGGCGAGTTACTTTTTCTACGGGATGTGGGACCTGCGTTTTCTGGCGCTGCTCTTGGCTTCGACAGGGATCGATTTCTTCTGCACCCGCTCGATGGTCGGGCAGCGTGAAGCCCGGGGAAAAATCATTGTGACTACCCTGCTGCCGCTCATCTGGCTGGGGGGCTGTTCGTATTTCTGCAGGGATCATGTCAGCATCAGTGCGGCGAGTTTAACGGCAGCGGCAATTTTCCCTCTCCTGTTCGTGCCGCTCCATGAGTGGATCTGGACGTGGTCACTGGAGTCTCGCCGGCGCGGCTTCATGTGGCTCAGCATCATTACCAACATGGTGGTGCTGATCTTCTTCAAGTACTTCGGCTTTTTCGCGGAAAGCTTGGTGGCGTTGCTTGGTTCGGTGGGGATGGATCCGGGCTGGACACTGCCCAACATCATTTTGCCGGTCGCCATCTCCTTCTACACCTTTCAGTCGGTGGCTTATGCGGTGGACGTTTATAAGGGCAAGGTGGAACCGGTGCCGGATTTGATCACCTTTGGGGCCTACCTCGCCTTTTTTCCGCAGCTTGTCGCAGGACCGATTGAGCGGCCCGCCAAATTTGTGCCCCAGTTTACCAAGGCGGCGGTGTGGGAGTGGGAGCATCTACATGCTGGCCTGCGCCTGCTGCTCATCGGTGGCTTCAAAAAGATCTTCGTGGCGGATAACTGCGCGCTGATCGCCAACTACGTCTTCAATCCAGGGGCGACGCCGAATGCGCCATGGGCACTGCTGGGCATCGTCGCTTTTGCTTTCCAGATCTATGGTGATTTCTCAGGTTACACCGATTTGGCACGAGGCTCGGCCCGTTTGCTGGGGATTCATCTGAGCATGAATTTCCGCTTCCCGTATTCCTCGACGGGCCCATCGGATTTTTGGCAGCGTTGGCACATCACACTCTCCAGTTGGTTCCGCGACTATGTGTACATCCCGTTAGGTGGAAACCGGGTAGGTACGGTCCGCACGGTGGTGAATCTCTGGATCACCATGCTGCTGGCAGGCCTATGGCATGGTGCGAGTTGGACCTTCGTGCTGTGGGGGGGCTATCATGCAGCCATGCTCACGGCCTACCGGGTGATTCCCGGTTTAGGAGCTTTGGAGGTTGCGACTTCGCGTGCTAAACGAACAGGAGCTATTGTTTTGATGTTCGTTCTGACGCTGTTCGGTTGGGCGTTGTTTCGAGCTCAAACCATGACGCAACTCGGCGTCTGGCTGCATGCGCTGACGGTCTGGGCTCCAAGTGAAGACTGGATGCATCCCGCCCTCTGGCTGGTGTTTCACATTGTGCCTTTGATCTTGCTCCAGGTAGCGACGTGGAAGCCTCGAGATGAGGCGGAATTGACGGCTCTGCCTTGGCCCGTGCGTGGCATCATTTTCGTCCTCCTCTTTGTCGCGATGGTCAGCTCGGTGGCCCATGAGCAGGAGTTTATCTATTTCCAGTTTTGA
- a CDS encoding AAA family ATPase, with translation MAASIPLSPQNWQETLERTLKELMKTQKQVVFCITGKSGSGKSTLGKKIRKEGLGSISRRQIAVVDDSILAVPFLGIFTRRIKSKSLERDNLAPFEHWLRKKKLVIYVNVSPHKRLDRCDVILRLRCPEEVRRVRLINREKGGEARFLRTVHSSDDIQIEADHVFDLCLVETHGRAPLAWEPSAQAALSVLNWASLPLSGLAVSWLAS, from the coding sequence ATGGCTGCTTCGATCCCCCTTTCCCCTCAGAACTGGCAGGAGACTCTGGAAAGGACCTTGAAGGAGTTGATGAAGACTCAAAAACAAGTCGTTTTTTGCATCACCGGAAAGTCGGGCAGTGGCAAATCCACCCTGGGTAAGAAAATCCGTAAAGAAGGATTGGGCAGTATTTCGAGACGTCAGATTGCCGTGGTGGATGACAGCATTTTGGCGGTGCCGTTCTTGGGGATTTTTACCCGGAGAATCAAAAGCAAATCCCTGGAAAGAGACAACCTCGCCCCTTTTGAGCATTGGCTGCGAAAGAAAAAACTGGTGATCTATGTCAATGTCTCCCCTCACAAACGCCTAGATCGTTGTGATGTGATTCTCCGGCTCAGATGTCCCGAGGAGGTTCGGCGTGTGCGGTTGATCAACCGAGAAAAAGGGGGGGAGGCACGATTCCTGCGCACGGTTCATTCGTCCGACGACATTCAAATTGAGGCTGATCATGTCTTTGACTTGTGCCTCGTCGAGACTCATGGTCGCGCGCCGCTGGCATGGGAACCGTCCGCTCAGGCTGCGTTGTCGGTGCTGAATTGGGCATCACTTCCGCTGAGTGGTCTGGCTGTAAGCTGGTTGGCAAGTTGA
- the ychF gene encoding redox-regulated ATPase YchF: MLQAGIVGLPNVGKSTLFNAVTRTRKAEAANYPFCTIEPNQGVVVVPDERLAVLSKMSGSQKLVPAAIEFVDIAGLVKGASQGEGLGNKFLSHIREVDAIVHVVRCFEGGDITHVDGSVDPIRDIEVINTELILADMDSVTKRKARTDKDAKRGIKEAQAENALCEKLLPHLDAMKPAVTLELNDEEKKLLKSFFLLSGKPCIYACNVAEDELAEASKNPDKHPQVSKVREYVKHAHAASATVVSAAIESELSELPEEDAKAYLADLGVEDSGVNLLIKSAYSLLGLQTYLTTGEKETRAWTITKGMKAPQAAGVIHGDFERGFIAAQIVHFDDLVALGSEAKAREAGKLRIEGKEYVMRDGDVVEWRFNV; the protein is encoded by the coding sequence ATGCTCCAAGCTGGAATCGTCGGCCTGCCCAATGTGGGCAAATCCACCCTCTTCAACGCAGTCACCCGCACCCGCAAGGCGGAGGCTGCCAACTACCCTTTTTGCACCATCGAGCCCAATCAGGGCGTTGTCGTCGTCCCCGATGAGCGCCTCGCGGTCCTCTCCAAGATGAGCGGCTCCCAGAAGCTGGTCCCGGCGGCCATTGAGTTCGTCGACATCGCAGGCTTGGTGAAAGGCGCAAGCCAGGGTGAAGGCCTCGGCAACAAGTTCCTCAGCCACATCCGTGAGGTGGACGCCATCGTTCACGTCGTCCGTTGTTTTGAAGGCGGCGACATCACCCACGTGGACGGCAGCGTCGATCCCATCCGCGACATTGAAGTCATCAACACCGAATTGATCCTGGCGGACATGGACAGCGTGACCAAGCGTAAGGCCCGCACGGATAAAGACGCCAAGCGCGGCATCAAGGAAGCGCAGGCCGAAAACGCACTTTGCGAAAAACTGCTGCCCCACCTGGACGCCATGAAACCCGCCGTCACGCTGGAGCTCAATGACGAAGAGAAGAAGCTTCTCAAAAGCTTCTTCCTTCTGAGTGGCAAGCCTTGCATCTACGCCTGCAACGTTGCCGAAGACGAACTGGCCGAGGCTTCCAAGAATCCTGACAAGCATCCCCAGGTGTCCAAAGTGCGTGAGTATGTGAAGCACGCTCATGCCGCCAGCGCCACCGTCGTCAGCGCTGCCATTGAGTCTGAACTGAGCGAGCTACCTGAAGAAGATGCCAAGGCTTACCTCGCCGACCTCGGCGTAGAGGACAGCGGTGTAAACCTGCTGATCAAGAGCGCCTATTCCCTGCTCGGTCTTCAGACCTACCTGACCACAGGAGAAAAAGAAACCCGCGCCTGGACCATCACCAAAGGCATGAAAGCCCCCCAAGCTGCTGGCGTCATTCACGGCGACTTCGAGCGTGGTTTCATCGCCGCTCAGATCGTCCACTTCGACGACCTCGTCGCCCTCGGCTCCGAAGCCAAAGCTCGTGAAGCGGGTAAGCTGCGCATCGAAGGCAAAGAATACGTCATGCGCGACGGCGATGTCGTCGAGTGGCGTTTCAATGTGTAA
- a CDS encoding heme-binding protein: MKVRYLLSLVFASTALLADEAATPVDQIKIKKDFKVELLYTVPKTEQGSWVSMCLDDKGRLLASDQYGPLYRITPPVLNGSPSETKIEKMDLAIGAAQGMAFVKGAIYLQVNGDEYQGRGLYKVSDTNGDDQFDKVELLRGYTERAGEHGPHYVVAGPDGESVYVVVGNQTPLTEFTQNRVPAVWQEDILLPRIYGRGFMKDAQAPRGWVAKVSLDGKQWELITTGFRNEYGADFNREGDLFTYDADMEWDMSLPWYRPTRVCQVLSGSEFGWRNGSAKWPVRWEDSVPPVKDIGPGSPTGTKFGYGAKFPAKYQEAFFINDWSYGKMYAVHLKPDGAGYSADFEEFLSAQPLPLTDLVINPQDGAMYFAIGGRKTQSGLYRVTYTGSESTAPAPQPLEGEVKKLHDLRRSLEAYHGAANEKAVAVAWPHLGHADRLIRNAARIAIEHQPVASWKDKALGEKEPRAALTALMALIRHGAKEDQSAVIAALDQISLEGLDLLSQITLLRNYTLAFLRLGEPTAEQKKSTIARFAPLFPHKDVGFSQDLCEMLVYLGDEGVVAKTVPLVNGAPSQEEQIGYAKSLRLAKAGWTPELREQFFKWFQRAATYTGGASFGLFIEDIKRDSLAGLTDAEKLVLQAILEAKPEAKAPTFGAKQLGYVKNWTVADLEKVLHVGLEGGRNFENGRNSFGAVGCFGCHRFNFEGGAVGPDLTSVSGKFGPKDLLESIIEPSKEISDQYGSMDFKMKDGKLIVGRIMNLKEDTLMVNINMLDPNAIQSIKRSDIASIEPSKVSMMPAGLVNMLQEDDILDLLAYLLSKGDPKHPYFRTK; encoded by the coding sequence ATGAAAGTCCGTTATCTTCTGTCTCTTGTCTTCGCATCCACCGCCTTGCTCGCGGATGAAGCCGCAACGCCGGTGGACCAGATCAAAATCAAAAAGGATTTCAAGGTGGAGCTGCTCTACACCGTGCCCAAAACCGAGCAGGGCTCCTGGGTCAGCATGTGCCTGGATGATAAAGGCCGCCTGCTCGCCTCGGACCAATACGGGCCGCTGTATCGCATCACCCCTCCAGTACTCAATGGCAGCCCTTCGGAAACGAAGATCGAGAAGATGGATCTGGCCATCGGTGCAGCTCAAGGGATGGCCTTCGTGAAGGGCGCGATTTATCTCCAGGTGAATGGCGACGAATATCAAGGGCGCGGCCTTTACAAAGTCAGCGACACAAATGGCGATGATCAATTCGACAAGGTGGAACTGCTGCGTGGCTACACCGAGCGTGCTGGTGAGCATGGACCTCACTACGTCGTCGCAGGGCCTGATGGTGAGAGCGTGTATGTCGTAGTCGGAAACCAGACGCCTCTGACGGAGTTCACCCAGAACCGTGTGCCCGCAGTCTGGCAGGAAGATATTTTGCTGCCACGCATTTATGGGCGTGGTTTCATGAAGGACGCTCAGGCCCCACGTGGATGGGTGGCCAAAGTCAGTTTGGATGGCAAGCAATGGGAGCTGATCACCACGGGATTCCGCAATGAGTATGGGGCTGACTTCAATCGTGAAGGCGATCTGTTCACCTATGATGCCGACATGGAGTGGGACATGAGCCTGCCTTGGTATCGCCCCACGCGTGTCTGTCAGGTCTTGAGTGGTAGTGAATTTGGCTGGCGCAATGGTTCGGCCAAATGGCCTGTGCGCTGGGAAGACAGCGTGCCTCCCGTCAAAGACATTGGCCCAGGGTCACCGACAGGAACTAAATTTGGTTATGGTGCTAAGTTCCCGGCCAAGTATCAGGAGGCTTTTTTCATCAATGACTGGAGCTATGGCAAAATGTATGCCGTGCATCTGAAGCCTGACGGGGCAGGCTATAGCGCCGACTTCGAAGAGTTTCTGAGTGCCCAGCCACTGCCTCTTACCGACTTGGTGATCAATCCCCAAGATGGAGCCATGTACTTCGCGATTGGAGGTCGTAAAACCCAATCGGGCTTGTATCGCGTGACCTACACCGGCAGTGAATCCACGGCTCCCGCGCCCCAACCTCTGGAGGGCGAGGTCAAAAAGCTGCATGATCTGCGTCGCAGCTTAGAAGCTTACCACGGTGCAGCCAATGAGAAGGCCGTGGCTGTAGCATGGCCTCATCTCGGTCATGCGGATCGTCTCATTCGCAATGCCGCCCGTATCGCCATCGAGCATCAGCCTGTGGCTTCGTGGAAAGACAAAGCGTTAGGCGAAAAAGAGCCACGTGCAGCTCTGACAGCCTTGATGGCGCTGATCCGTCATGGCGCTAAGGAAGACCAATCCGCCGTGATCGCGGCCCTGGATCAGATTTCTCTCGAAGGGTTGGACCTTCTGAGCCAGATCACTTTGCTGCGTAACTACACGCTTGCCTTTCTTCGTTTGGGCGAGCCTACGGCAGAGCAGAAGAAGAGCACGATCGCTCGCTTTGCGCCATTGTTCCCGCATAAGGATGTCGGCTTCAGTCAGGATCTCTGTGAGATGTTGGTTTATCTGGGTGACGAAGGTGTGGTGGCGAAAACGGTGCCCCTCGTCAATGGGGCTCCTTCACAAGAAGAGCAGATCGGTTATGCCAAAAGCCTGCGCCTTGCTAAGGCTGGTTGGACCCCGGAGCTGCGTGAGCAGTTCTTCAAGTGGTTCCAACGAGCAGCCACTTATACAGGGGGAGCCAGTTTTGGCCTGTTCATTGAAGACATCAAACGGGATAGCCTTGCAGGCCTGACGGATGCGGAAAAGCTGGTGCTTCAAGCAATCTTGGAGGCCAAGCCCGAAGCTAAAGCGCCGACCTTTGGAGCCAAGCAGTTAGGCTATGTCAAAAACTGGACCGTGGCCGATCTAGAGAAAGTCTTGCACGTCGGCCTGGAAGGTGGTCGTAACTTTGAAAACGGCCGCAATAGCTTTGGCGCTGTGGGTTGTTTCGGATGCCATCGTTTCAATTTCGAAGGTGGTGCTGTCGGCCCAGATCTCACCAGTGTTTCCGGTAAATTCGGTCCGAAAGACCTGCTGGAATCCATCATCGAACCGAGCAAGGAAATCAGCGACCAGTATGGCAGCATGGATTTCAAGATGAAGGATGGCAAACTCATCGTGGGCCGCATCATGAACCTGAAAGAGGACACGCTGATGGTGAACATCAACATGCTGGACCCCAATGCGATCCAGAGCATCAAGCGCAGTGACATCGCCAGCATCGAGCCGAGTAAGGTCTCCATGATGCCTGCAGGACTCGTCAACATGCTCCAAGAGGACGACATTCTCGATCTCTTGGCCTATCTACTGAGCAAGGGCGATCCTAAGCACCCTTATTTCCGCACGAAGTAG